In Tsuneonella sp. CC-YZS046, the genomic window CGGTATCCCGGCAACGACCATGGGCAGGCCGAACATGGCCCATCGCGCGAAGGATATCTTCAGGCCCAGCATATTGTCGAGCAGAGCGACCGCGATGGCGTTGGTGGGCGAGCCGACGATGGTGCCGAGGCCGCCGATCGACGCGGCAAAGGCGATTCCCATCGGCAATGCTCCAGCCAGCCCTTGGGTTTCGTCATCCGCGAGGCCACCTCCGGCAAGAACCGCCAAGGCCATCGGCATCATGATCAGCGCCGTGGACGTGTTCGAGATGAACATCGAAATGAAGCCGGTGGAGATCATGAAAGCCAGCAGCAGCCGCATTTCCCCGCCCTTGCCCATGCGGTTGAGCAGGCCGAGCGCAAGCCGCCGGTGCAGGCCGGTGCGTTCCACGGTCAGGGCAATGAAAGCCCCGCCCAGGATCAAGAACAGGATCGGAGAGTAATAGGCCGATGCCGTCTCCTTCGCGTCGGAGATCCCGGCAAGCGGAAGGACCAGGAATGGCAGCAGCGCCGTGGCGGTCAGCGGGAGAGCTTCCGTCATCCACCATGCCGCCATCAGGAAGACCAGCCCGGCCACCACCCATGCCGTTTCAGGCATGGCGGCGGGAGCGGGAAGGACGAGCGTCGCCAGAAAGCCGGCCAGGCCGACGACGAAGCCTGTGCGTTTCGCGGTCACGTGATAGATTCTCCCCCTTGGTTCCACGCTAGACACGCGTTGCCAGGGGAGCAAGCCGCGCCGTCCACCTGGGTGGGGCGGGCGCGGCCTCGATACCTATCGGCTCTTGCCGATTCGGCTTATTTGGGAGCGAGCACCATCAGCATCTGGCGGCCTTCCATGCGGGGGAAGGCTTCGACCTTCGCGATTTCGGCGACATCGTCCTGCACGCGGCGAAGCAGATCCATGCCGAGCTGCTGGTGAGACAATTCGCGGCCGCGAAAGCGCAAGGTGATCTTCACCTTGTCGCCATCTTCGATGAAGCGATGCACGTTGCGCAGCTTCACATCGTAATCGTGCGTATCGATGTTGGGACGCATCTTGACCTCCTTGATATCCTGGGTCTTCTGCGTCTTGCGTGCGGCGTTGGCCTTTTTCTGGGCTTCGTACCGATACTTGCCGACATCTAGGAATTTGCAGACTGGCGGATCGGCATTGGGTGATACCTCGACCAGATTCAGCCCGACATCGGCTGCCTGCTCGATTGCTTCCCTGGTATACATCACGCCAAGGTTTTCGCCGTTTTCATCGATGACCCGCACCTTGTCGGACTGGATCATATTATCAAAGCGCGGCCCGCTCTTGACGGGGGGCGAAAGCATGCGCCGGGGTGGACGAGCTATAGTATGGTCTCCTGTAATAGCGGTTTAGTGCGCGCGTCTTAATGCGAAACGCGAATAAGCGAAAGGGGGTCCCGCTTATATCAGGCGGCGGCGCGCCATAGCGGGAAGCGAAGCAGCCTGCCGCGCGTCTCGATCAAGGCGTGAATGGCGTCGGCGGGTTGCATCGCATCGAGGATCGCCGGATCGGCCGCGTCCATCCCACCGGTAAGCGCGCCGAATGCAGGCAGGATCATGCGGCCGCCGCCTGCGCGGTCCTCGCCCAGCACCGCGCAGGGCCGGTTGATATGCCTGCCGCGCGCGCTGATCCGCAAGCGTGGATGGAAATGGCCTGAAAGTTCGAACCGGGTTTCACCCACCCTTGCCTTGTGGCGGAGAACGACTCCACCGATGTCCAGTTCCGCTTGCATGATGCCGCCCCGGATCGGGCCGGGTTCGCCGTCATGATTGCCGGTGATCCACACCCAGTCCACCGCGCGGGTGAGGGCGTCGAGCATTCCGGCGGCATGCGGTTCGAGCCGCCGCGCGCCGTCTTCGTCATGAAAATTGTCGCCCAGCGTATAAACCCGCCTTGCCCCTGTCTCGCGGATGGCGAGGGCGACCCGCTCCAGCGTTTCGCGGCTGTCGTAAGGGGGCAGCATCTGGCCGGCTTTCGCGAAGAAGCTGGCTTTTTCGAGATGCAGATCGGCCACCAGCAAGGCCGCCTCGCGCGGCCAGTAGAGCGCGCCGGAACGAGTCAGCAGCCATTCCTGACGTGCGAACGAAAGGGGAACCATGTCCTTCCCTTGCCCAAGCCGCGCGCAAATGGCAAGCGGAGTGCGCACGCCGTGCGGCGGATGGTTTGACCGCCCGGAAAATGGCAATCCAGATAATGGCAATGGTGAAATGGACGACTGGACCCGACATACCGATCGCGCAAGGCAATGGTTCGAGAGCCTTAGGGACCGCATTTGCGCCGAATTCGAGGCGATCGAGCGGGAGGCGGGCAGCGATGCCTTGTTCGAATATCTGCCCTGGCGTCGGGAAACCGAGGATGGCAGCGATGGCGGCGGCGGGACGCGCGGCCTGATGAAAGGCAAGGTGTTCGAAAAGGTCGGGGTCAATGTCTCGACCGTGGGCGGACAGTTCACGCCGGAATTCGCCCAGCAGATTCATGGGGCGGGGGCGGAGAACGCCGGCTTCACCGCCACCGGTATCAGCCTGGTGGCGCATATGGCCAATCCGCATGTCCCGGCG contains:
- the pdeM gene encoding ligase-associated DNA damage response endonuclease PdeM produces the protein MVPLSFARQEWLLTRSGALYWPREAALLVADLHLEKASFFAKAGQMLPPYDSRETLERVALAIRETGARRVYTLGDNFHDEDGARRLEPHAAGMLDALTRAVDWVWITGNHDGEPGPIRGGIMQAELDIGGVVLRHKARVGETRFELSGHFHPRLRISARGRHINRPCAVLGEDRAGGGRMILPAFGALTGGMDAADPAILDAMQPADAIHALIETRGRLLRFPLWRAAA
- the infC gene encoding translation initiation factor IF-3 — translated: MLSPPVKSGPRFDNMIQSDKVRVIDENGENLGVMYTREAIEQAADVGLNLVEVSPNADPPVCKFLDVGKYRYEAQKKANAARKTQKTQDIKEVKMRPNIDTHDYDVKLRNVHRFIEDGDKVKITLRFRGRELSHQQLGMDLLRRVQDDVAEIAKVEAFPRMEGRQMLMVLAPK